One region of Alcanivorax sediminis genomic DNA includes:
- a CDS encoding esterase/lipase family protein, which translates to MNNKLSPPAIGLLLGESRAMLSYGRYLVRGLGHRQLPTGNGQPVLVLPGFGASDVSTRPLRRSLGRLGYSSYGWAQGTNTGMNSKRRDMLVTQLHAIHARHGQPVTLVGWSLGGVFARELARVFPERVSQVFTLGSPINGDPEANNVSALFKLFNPKHQNPDREAFFERIPAPPVPCTAIYTRQDGIVSWRCCLENDGPMTENVEVTGTHVGLPWNPQVLAAIAERLARGA; encoded by the coding sequence ATGAACAACAAGCTCTCCCCCCCGGCCATTGGCCTGTTACTGGGTGAAAGCCGCGCCATGCTGTCCTATGGCCGTTATCTGGTCAGAGGTCTGGGCCATCGACAGCTGCCCACCGGGAACGGCCAGCCGGTGCTGGTGCTGCCTGGTTTCGGCGCCAGTGATGTGAGTACCCGGCCCCTGCGGCGCAGCCTGGGCCGGCTGGGTTACAGCAGCTATGGCTGGGCCCAGGGCACCAATACCGGCATGAACAGCAAGCGCCGCGACATGTTGGTGACCCAGTTGCACGCCATTCACGCCCGTCATGGCCAGCCGGTGACCCTGGTTGGCTGGAGCCTCGGCGGCGTATTCGCCCGTGAATTGGCGCGGGTGTTTCCGGAGCGGGTCAGCCAGGTGTTCACTTTGGGCAGCCCCATCAATGGCGACCCGGAGGCCAACAATGTGTCGGCCTTGTTCAAGCTGTTCAATCCAAAGCATCAGAACCCGGACCGAGAGGCCTTCTTCGAGCGTATCCCGGCGCCGCCGGTTCCTTGCACGGCCATCTATACTCGCCAGGACGGCATTGTGAGTTGGCGGTGTTGCCTGGAGAATGACGGCCCCATGACCGAGAACGTTGAAGTGACAGGCACCCATGTGGGCCTGCCCTGGAACCCCCAGGTGCTGGCGGCCATTGCCGAGCGCCTGGCACGAGGAGCATGA
- the rloA3 gene encoding retropepsin-like aspartic peptidase RloA3 gives MQKPVIALISLLLMCSTSQAMARKAEESKNVFGWVERTTLMPWGVKLKAKLDSGALTSSLHATDIKVFEREGDKWVRFTVNVKDQATGKQVSRTFEKPRYRKVLIRGAGGEDRRPVVLMQLCMGDTVYEEQFTLNDRSDMLYPVLLGRRTIAHLGYLDVTRTYLQEPGCNDTSPVKLDKDQKDVNDSDD, from the coding sequence ATGCAGAAACCCGTCATTGCCCTGATCTCCCTGCTCCTGATGTGCAGCACCAGCCAAGCCATGGCCCGCAAGGCTGAAGAGAGCAAGAACGTGTTTGGCTGGGTCGAGCGCACCACCCTGATGCCCTGGGGGGTGAAACTGAAAGCCAAGCTGGACAGCGGCGCCCTGACCTCTTCCCTTCATGCCACCGACATCAAGGTGTTTGAGCGTGAGGGTGACAAGTGGGTGCGCTTCACAGTCAATGTGAAAGATCAGGCCACCGGAAAGCAGGTGTCCAGGACGTTCGAGAAACCGCGTTATCGCAAGGTGCTGATTCGTGGTGCCGGTGGTGAGGATCGCCGCCCGGTGGTGCTGATGCAGCTGTGTATGGGCGACACCGTCTACGAAGAGCAGTTCACCCTGAACGACCGCTCCGACATGCTCTATCCGGTACTGCTGGGACGCCGCACCATCGCCCACCTGGGCTACCTGGATGTGACCCGCACCTACCTGCAGGAACCGGGGTGCAACGACACGTCACCGGTGAAGCTGGATAAGGACCAGAAGGACGTTAACGACAGTGATGACTAA
- a CDS encoding recombination-associated protein RdgC, giving the protein MWIKNLIVYLGDEPFSFSVAELDEILSNHRCQPCGSQTLRSEGFVPPLKGQDPMAYAVDGFIYCTYQETSRLLPGPVIKELLDEKVEYIQEEEGRKVGRKEKAELKEQITFELMPRAFTRSRRTNLLIDTQRKRVLVDASSATRAEEVVACLRKAIGTLPVAYPAPNSAPYTSFSNWLRDTKLLPEGFTLGDRCELKGVKDEGAAVKFTAVDLGQEEILAHLETGMVVTRINLAWQDNLELDVNDKLEIKRIRALDLLQENIDSLDADDAVAELEARISLQGSVLREALDGLFGYFEVNPA; this is encoded by the coding sequence ATGTGGATCAAGAACCTGATTGTGTATCTGGGCGATGAGCCCTTTTCCTTCTCCGTGGCAGAGCTGGATGAGATTCTCTCCAATCATCGCTGCCAGCCCTGCGGCAGCCAGACCTTGCGCTCAGAGGGCTTTGTACCGCCTCTGAAAGGCCAGGATCCCATGGCCTATGCCGTGGATGGATTCATCTATTGCACCTATCAGGAAACGTCCCGTCTGTTGCCTGGTCCGGTGATCAAGGAACTACTGGATGAGAAGGTGGAGTACATCCAGGAAGAAGAAGGCCGTAAAGTGGGCCGCAAGGAAAAGGCCGAGCTGAAAGAACAGATTACCTTTGAACTGATGCCACGCGCCTTTACCCGCTCCCGTCGCACCAACCTGTTGATCGATACCCAGCGCAAGCGTGTGCTGGTGGATGCCTCCTCAGCCACCCGCGCCGAAGAAGTCGTTGCCTGCCTGCGCAAGGCCATTGGCACTTTGCCGGTGGCCTATCCAGCCCCCAACTCGGCCCCTTACACCAGCTTCAGCAACTGGCTGCGCGATACCAAGCTGCTCCCGGAAGGCTTCACTCTGGGTGACCGCTGTGAACTGAAGGGGGTAAAGGATGAAGGCGCTGCGGTAAAGTTCACCGCCGTGGATCTGGGTCAGGAAGAAATCCTCGCGCATCTGGAAACCGGCATGGTGGTCACCCGTATCAACCTGGCCTGGCAGGATAATCTGGAGCTGGACGTGAATGACAAGCTGGAGATCAAGCGCATCAGGGCGCTGGATCTGCTGCAGGAAAATATCGACAGCCTGGATGCCGACGATGCAGTCGCTGAACTGGAAGCGCGTATCAGCCTGCAGGGCAGTGTGTTGCGCGAGGCGCTGGACGGGCTATTCGGGTATTTCGAGGTGAATCCGGCTTAA
- a CDS encoding winged helix-turn-helix transcriptional regulator, translating into MRWQDIDQQPCSLARTLAIVGDNWTLLVLRDCFLGVRRFDDFQQRLGVTRHVLSDRLRKLTEGGILEKVAYQQRPLRHEYRLTVKGKDLYPVIVHLAQWGDKYLAGEHGAPLNRIHTTCGHTLEAQLQCRQCGETVKANEVRVEESPGFEGKLLVNSARPA; encoded by the coding sequence ATGCGCTGGCAAGATATCGATCAACAACCCTGCTCACTGGCTCGCACACTGGCAATTGTGGGCGACAACTGGACCTTGCTGGTGCTGAGGGACTGCTTTCTCGGGGTCAGACGGTTCGACGATTTTCAGCAGCGTCTGGGAGTCACCCGTCATGTGCTGAGCGACCGGCTGCGCAAGCTGACCGAAGGTGGCATTCTGGAAAAGGTGGCGTACCAGCAACGGCCCCTGCGCCATGAATACCGCCTGACGGTGAAAGGCAAGGACCTGTACCCGGTGATCGTGCACCTGGCCCAGTGGGGCGACAAGTATCTGGCCGGCGAGCACGGCGCTCCGCTCAACCGCATCCACACAACCTGCGGTCACACTCTGGAAGCCCAGCTGCAATGCCGCCAATGCGGCGAGACCGTGAAGGCCAATGAGGTGCGAGTGGAAGAGAGCCCGGGATTTGAAGGAAAGCTTTTAGTGAACAGTGCCCGACCGGCATAA
- a CDS encoding DEAD/DEAH box helicase — protein sequence MSTFADLNLHERLVRALTELEITEPTPVQSAAIPEALAGHDLRVIARTGSGKTAAFLLPLLHGLLQHSRPRTDTRALILLPTRELAQQTLKQVEALARYTFIKAELVTGGEDFKVQAANMRRNPEILIGTPGRLIEHLEAGNLMLGDLEVLVLDESDRMLDMGFSEDVMRLAALCPEERQTLLFSATRGGNAMDRVAQNVLREPKFLLLDTVRDLNESIRQQIITVDDVAHKERLVQWLLAHETYDKAVIFTNTREQADRLGGVLRTPSLKVFVLHGEKDQKDRKLAMDRLKDGGVRVLVATDVAARGIHVDGLDLVINFDMPRSGDEYVHRIGRTGRVGGEGTAISLIPAHEWNLMASIQRYLRQNFEFRIVEELKGKFLGPKKLKGNGKAAGSKKKKLKKKTDGKKGGKKPLKKKVSPKKADGPRKSRPDVPDTKGGFATVKKRKNPGSID from the coding sequence ATGTCCACCTTTGCAGATCTCAATCTTCATGAGCGCCTGGTGCGCGCCCTGACCGAACTGGAAATCACTGAACCGACCCCGGTGCAGTCGGCAGCGATTCCCGAGGCGCTGGCAGGACATGATCTGCGGGTAATTGCCCGGACCGGCAGCGGCAAGACCGCGGCCTTCCTGCTGCCCTTGCTGCACGGTCTGTTGCAGCACTCTCGTCCGCGTACCGATACCCGCGCCCTGATTTTGCTACCCACCCGCGAGCTGGCCCAGCAGACGCTCAAGCAGGTGGAGGCACTGGCCCGGTACACCTTTATCAAGGCGGAACTGGTCACCGGCGGTGAGGACTTCAAGGTGCAGGCGGCCAACATGCGTCGCAACCCCGAGATCCTCATCGGCACGCCGGGGCGTCTGATCGAGCATCTGGAGGCGGGTAACCTGATGCTGGGGGATCTGGAAGTGCTGGTGCTGGATGAGTCCGACCGCATGCTGGACATGGGCTTCAGCGAGGATGTGATGCGACTGGCCGCGCTGTGTCCGGAAGAGCGCCAGACGCTGTTGTTCTCAGCCACCCGTGGCGGCAATGCCATGGACCGTGTCGCACAGAACGTGCTGCGTGAGCCAAAGTTCCTGTTGCTCGATACCGTGCGTGATCTCAACGAATCCATTCGCCAGCAGATCATCACCGTGGATGATGTGGCGCACAAGGAACGCCTGGTGCAGTGGTTGCTGGCCCACGAGACCTATGACAAGGCGGTGATTTTTACCAACACCCGTGAGCAGGCCGACCGACTCGGCGGCGTATTGCGCACGCCAAGCTTGAAGGTGTTCGTACTCCACGGCGAGAAAGACCAGAAGGATCGCAAGCTGGCCATGGACCGCCTCAAGGATGGCGGTGTGCGCGTGCTGGTGGCCACCGATGTGGCGGCCCGCGGTATTCATGTGGATGGCCTGGATCTGGTGATCAACTTCGACATGCCGCGCAGCGGGGATGAATACGTTCACCGTATCGGCCGTACCGGCCGGGTGGGCGGTGAAGGCACTGCGATCTCGTTGATTCCTGCCCACGAATGGAACCTGATGGCGAGCATCCAGCGTTATCTTCGGCAGAATTTCGAGTTCCGCATCGTCGAAGAGCTGAAAGGCAAGTTCCTCGGCCCGAAGAAGTTGAAGGGCAATGGCAAGGCGGCGGGCAGCAAGAAGAAAAAGCTGAAGAAAAAGACCGATGGCAAGAAAGGTGGCAAGAAGCCGCTGAAGAAAAAAGTGTCGCCGAAGAAAGCCGATGGCCCGCGCAAAAGCCGGCCTGACGTCCCGGATACCAAGGGCGGCTTCGCCACCGTCAAGAAGCGCAAGAACCCGGGCTCGATCGATTAA
- a CDS encoding SDR family oxidoreductase, with protein sequence MGQNSQRILITGGASGLGRAMAEAWARDGARVFIGDVNEERGRETMQALSALPGTVEFQYLDVRDAASFNAAREWLEQNWGGLDVLVNNAGVAAAARIDRGDMADWDWIFDINVKGPVRGCKVFVPMMKRQGHGHIVNIASLAGLMNAPVMGSYNVTKAGVIALSETLRNELSIHNIGCTVVCPGFFRTNLHESVRSPEPGMVEMVDKLLSSDELTAEQIAEKIKQAVARKQFMLIPHKSARRAWFIKRFVPVLFRRVMRDSASRMEHQIKKAESA encoded by the coding sequence ATGGGCCAGAACTCGCAACGTATCTTGATTACCGGGGGTGCCTCCGGACTGGGGCGCGCCATGGCGGAGGCCTGGGCCAGAGACGGCGCCCGGGTGTTTATCGGTGACGTAAATGAAGAACGCGGCCGGGAAACGATGCAGGCCCTGTCAGCCTTGCCCGGCACGGTGGAATTTCAGTATCTGGATGTGCGCGATGCCGCCAGCTTCAATGCTGCACGGGAATGGCTCGAGCAGAACTGGGGCGGCCTTGATGTACTGGTCAACAACGCCGGCGTTGCGGCCGCCGCCCGGATCGATCGTGGTGACATGGCGGACTGGGACTGGATTTTCGATATCAACGTGAAAGGCCCGGTACGGGGCTGCAAGGTGTTTGTGCCGATGATGAAGCGTCAGGGCCACGGCCATATCGTCAATATCGCGTCTCTGGCGGGCCTGATGAATGCCCCGGTGATGGGCAGCTATAACGTGACCAAGGCCGGGGTCATTGCCCTGTCGGAAACCCTGCGTAACGAGCTATCCATCCATAACATTGGCTGCACTGTGGTATGCCCCGGTTTCTTCCGCACCAACCTGCATGAATCAGTTCGCTCACCGGAGCCGGGGATGGTGGAGATGGTCGACAAGTTACTGTCCAGTGACGAACTCACCGCAGAGCAGATCGCCGAGAAGATCAAACAGGCGGTGGCCCGCAAGCAGTTCATGCTGATTCCGCACAAGAGTGCCCGCCGCGCCTGGTTCATCAAACGCTTTGTCCCCGTTTTGTTTCGCCGGGTCATGCGTGACAGCGCCAGCCGCATGGAGCACCAGATCAAGAAGGCGGAATCTGCCTGA
- a CDS encoding haloalkane dehalogenase translates to MDYLRTPDSRFERLLDYPFAPHYVEVDGLRMHYLDEGPADAKPILMLHGEPSWSYLYRHMIPICAAAGHRVIAPDLIGFGKSDKPTDINAYSYQSHMDWLQSLLEQLQLTDITLVCQDWGSLLGLRLAAENPDRFRAIVVGNGMLPTGDQQVPKAFHLWKNFAIYSPIFPVARILDSATFRKLSPDERRAYDAPFPNRKYKAGARAFPKLVPVTPNDPASEANRAAWKVLEKWEKPFLTTFSNGDPITRGGDKYMQERIPGAKGQPHQTLVGGHFLQEDSPVVFARAINTLLAGMD, encoded by the coding sequence ATGGATTACCTGCGCACCCCTGATAGCCGCTTTGAACGCCTGCTGGACTACCCCTTCGCCCCCCACTATGTGGAGGTGGACGGCCTGCGCATGCACTACCTGGATGAAGGGCCCGCTGACGCCAAACCCATCCTGATGCTTCACGGAGAGCCCTCCTGGTCTTATCTGTATCGGCACATGATCCCGATCTGTGCCGCCGCCGGGCATCGCGTAATCGCCCCGGATCTGATCGGGTTCGGCAAGTCCGACAAGCCCACCGACATCAACGCCTATAGCTACCAGAGCCACATGGACTGGCTGCAGTCCCTGCTGGAGCAACTGCAGCTAACCGACATCACACTGGTCTGTCAGGACTGGGGATCACTGCTGGGCTTACGGCTGGCGGCAGAAAATCCGGATCGCTTCCGGGCCATTGTCGTGGGTAACGGCATGCTGCCCACCGGCGACCAGCAAGTCCCGAAGGCGTTCCATCTGTGGAAAAATTTCGCCATCTACAGCCCGATTTTTCCGGTTGCCCGTATCCTCGACTCCGCCACCTTCCGCAAGCTGAGCCCGGACGAGCGCCGTGCCTACGATGCGCCCTTCCCGAATCGCAAGTACAAGGCGGGCGCACGAGCCTTTCCGAAACTGGTACCGGTGACCCCGAATGATCCGGCCAGCGAGGCCAACCGGGCGGCCTGGAAAGTGCTGGAGAAATGGGAGAAACCTTTCCTCACCACCTTCAGCAATGGCGATCCCATTACCCGGGGGGGCGATAAGTACATGCAGGAGCGTATTCCCGGGGCCAAGGGGCAGCCGCATCAGACCCTGGTGGGAGGGCACTTTCTTCAGGAAGATTCCCCGGTGGTGTTTGCCCGGGCCATCAACACTCTACTGGCAGGAATGGATTAA
- a CDS encoding SDR family oxidoreductase: MSHAAMLVIGAGDATGGAIAKRFAREGYRVCVTRRTEEAVSPLVESIQQDGGWARGFGCDARDEEAMTALFDTIEQDVGPLEVVVFNIGANVMFPIRETTTRVYRKVWEMAAFAGFLAGREAARVMVPRQKGTIIFTGATASLRGSSGFSAFASAKFALRALAQSMARELGPQGIHVAHPIIDGAIDTAFIRDNFPAMYAKKAQDGILNPEHIADSYWMLHQQPRDAWTHELDLRPWMETF; the protein is encoded by the coding sequence ATGAGTCATGCAGCCATGCTGGTGATTGGTGCCGGTGATGCCACCGGCGGTGCCATTGCAAAGCGCTTTGCCCGTGAGGGTTATCGGGTCTGCGTCACCCGTCGTACGGAAGAGGCAGTGTCACCGCTGGTGGAGTCCATTCAGCAGGACGGTGGCTGGGCGAGGGGCTTTGGCTGCGATGCCCGTGATGAAGAGGCCATGACCGCCCTTTTCGATACCATCGAGCAGGACGTGGGGCCGCTGGAAGTGGTGGTATTCAACATCGGCGCCAACGTGATGTTCCCGATCCGCGAGACCACGACACGGGTTTATCGCAAGGTCTGGGAGATGGCCGCCTTTGCCGGTTTCCTGGCCGGCAGGGAGGCGGCCAGGGTGATGGTGCCACGGCAGAAAGGCACCATTATTTTCACTGGCGCCACCGCATCGCTGCGCGGCAGCAGCGGCTTTTCAGCTTTTGCCAGCGCCAAGTTTGCACTGCGGGCGCTGGCCCAGAGCATGGCTCGCGAGCTCGGTCCCCAGGGAATTCATGTGGCGCATCCCATTATTGATGGCGCCATTGATACGGCGTTTATTCGCGACAATTTTCCGGCCATGTATGCCAAAAAAGCGCAAGACGGCATCCTCAATCCCGAACACATTGCCGACAGTTATTGGATGCTCCACCAGCAGCCCAGAGATGCCTGGACCCACGAACTGGATCTGCGCCCCTGGATGGAAACGTTTTAA
- a CDS encoding LysR family transcriptional regulator translates to MHVSRFDLNLFVVFDAIYTEGSLTRAAKVLNLTQPAVSHALGRLRDRLDDPLFVRQGSRMVPTARARAMISPVRHSLGGFQRCLSDEGGFDAAEAERTFVLGLRDGLEGCLLPPLMAQVMNEAPGVKLQSLTIRRRQMATELASGRLDLACDVMLAMPETIEHVPVLSGPMVVMMREGHPLSEGMDLPAYLAAQHVLVSSRREGPGLEDFGLARLGYRRHIRMRCQHYQAAISTVQQTDLLLSLPATLAGRLSREAMTIQPLPAELSDLEMHLYWHRDQSGDPAHGWLREKVLGLLREQQEGS, encoded by the coding sequence ATGCATGTTTCGCGCTTTGATCTCAATCTCTTCGTGGTCTTCGATGCCATTTACACGGAAGGGTCGCTGACCCGTGCTGCGAAGGTACTGAACCTGACGCAGCCGGCAGTCAGCCATGCGTTGGGGCGTCTGCGTGATCGTCTTGATGACCCCCTGTTTGTCCGTCAGGGCAGTCGGATGGTACCCACCGCCCGGGCGCGGGCCATGATCAGTCCGGTGCGGCATTCCCTGGGTGGTTTTCAGCGTTGTCTTAGTGACGAGGGGGGCTTTGATGCGGCAGAAGCCGAGCGCACCTTCGTGCTTGGCCTGCGTGATGGTCTGGAAGGGTGTCTGCTACCGCCGCTGATGGCGCAAGTGATGAATGAGGCACCGGGGGTGAAACTGCAATCACTGACCATCCGCCGCCGCCAGATGGCCACGGAGCTGGCCAGTGGGCGGCTGGATCTGGCCTGCGATGTGATGCTCGCCATGCCGGAAACCATTGAACACGTGCCGGTGTTGTCCGGCCCCATGGTGGTCATGATGAGGGAAGGACATCCGTTGTCGGAAGGCATGGACCTGCCTGCCTACCTGGCAGCGCAGCATGTGTTGGTGTCGTCCCGCCGCGAAGGGCCAGGGCTGGAAGATTTCGGGCTGGCGCGGCTGGGTTACCGGCGTCATATCCGCATGCGTTGCCAGCACTACCAGGCAGCCATCAGTACCGTTCAGCAAACTGATCTGTTGTTGTCGCTACCGGCCACCCTGGCCGGCCGCCTGTCCCGCGAAGCCATGACTATCCAGCCCTTGCCAGCCGAACTCAGCGATCTGGAAATGCATCTGTACTGGCACCGGGACCAGAGTGGTGACCCTGCTCATGGCTGGTTGCGGGAAAAGGTGTTGGGGCTGCTGCGGGAGCAGCAGGAAGGCAGTTAA
- a CDS encoding histidine phosphatase family protein, with translation MPVIYLVRHGQASFGKPDYDQLSEQGWEQSRILGRAMQTQDLGVPLAICGTMRRHTETAEATLNELGLPAQWRTDTGFNEYNHKEILALDWPMAADHGEVTAWLGTQPNPRKVFQQRFEQAVRRWQQGKDNYSESWPQFRERVLASIYSLGNGLSKGDSALVFTSGGAISVIIQHLMQLNDEALLTWNRTLINTSVTRLVVNAGSLRLVSVNEHLHLPTEQVTYR, from the coding sequence ATGCCGGTGATCTACCTGGTTCGCCATGGTCAGGCCAGCTTTGGCAAGCCTGACTATGACCAACTCTCCGAGCAGGGCTGGGAACAGAGCCGCATCCTCGGCCGCGCCATGCAAACCCAGGATCTGGGGGTGCCCCTGGCCATCTGCGGCACCATGCGCCGCCACACCGAGACCGCCGAAGCCACACTCAACGAGTTGGGCCTGCCGGCTCAGTGGCGCACCGATACCGGGTTCAACGAGTACAACCACAAGGAAATCCTGGCGCTGGACTGGCCCATGGCCGCAGACCATGGTGAAGTCACCGCCTGGCTCGGCACCCAGCCAAACCCCCGCAAGGTATTCCAGCAACGCTTCGAGCAAGCCGTGCGTCGCTGGCAACAGGGAAAGGACAACTACAGCGAAAGCTGGCCCCAGTTCCGTGAGCGGGTACTGGCCAGCATCTATAGCCTTGGCAACGGCCTGAGCAAGGGCGACAGCGCGCTGGTCTTCACCTCCGGCGGCGCCATCAGCGTCATCATCCAGCATCTGATGCAACTGAACGACGAGGCCCTGCTTACCTGGAACCGCACACTGATCAACACCAGTGTGACAAGACTGGTTGTGAATGCAGGCTCATTGCGGCTAGTGTCGGTGAACGAACATTTGCATCTGCCGACGGAGCAGGTGACGTATCGATAA
- a CDS encoding DUF1653 domain-containing protein, which produces MTELKPGRYRHYKGNDYQVIGLATHSETEEVLVVYHPLYGDRALWVRPLTMFTETVEKDGQVIPRFAWIADE; this is translated from the coding sequence GTGACGGAACTGAAGCCTGGCCGCTATCGCCACTACAAGGGAAATGATTACCAGGTGATTGGGCTGGCCACCCATTCAGAAACTGAAGAAGTCCTGGTGGTTTACCATCCGCTGTACGGCGACCGGGCACTGTGGGTGCGCCCGCTGACCATGTTCACCGAAACCGTGGAGAAGGATGGGCAGGTGATTCCGCGCTTTGCGTGGATTGCCGACGAGTAG
- a CDS encoding SDR family oxidoreductase translates to MPIRKNILITGASSGLGEGMARIFAAKGRNLALCARRVDRLEKLKAELEAKHPDIRVLIKPLDVADYDQVFAVFDAFRTELGGIDRVIVNAGVGKGQPLGTGYFHANRQTAEVNFVAALAQMEAAMEIFRAQNSGHLVIVSSMSAMRGMKRNLTTYAATKAGVAMLAEGLQMELADTPIKVTTLFPGFIRSEINEKLKNTPFIVDTETGCKALVKNIEKEVMNAAVPAWPWAPMGVAMRNFPLRVVDKLMG, encoded by the coding sequence ATGCCCATCCGCAAGAACATCCTCATCACCGGCGCCAGCTCCGGCCTTGGCGAAGGCATGGCTCGCATCTTCGCCGCCAAGGGGCGCAATCTGGCACTGTGTGCACGACGCGTGGACCGACTGGAAAAACTGAAAGCAGAACTGGAAGCGAAACACCCCGATATCCGGGTGCTGATCAAGCCACTCGACGTGGCGGATTATGATCAGGTGTTCGCGGTGTTCGATGCTTTCCGCACCGAGCTGGGCGGGATTGATCGCGTGATCGTCAATGCTGGCGTGGGCAAGGGCCAGCCGCTGGGTACCGGCTACTTTCATGCCAACCGTCAAACTGCGGAGGTCAATTTCGTGGCAGCCCTGGCACAGATGGAAGCCGCCATGGAAATTTTCCGGGCCCAGAACAGTGGTCACCTGGTGATAGTGTCTTCCATGAGCGCCATGCGCGGCATGAAGCGCAATCTCACCACCTATGCCGCCACCAAGGCGGGCGTGGCGATGTTGGCAGAGGGCCTGCAGATGGAACTGGCCGACACCCCCATCAAGGTCACCACCTTGTTCCCCGGCTTCATTCGTTCGGAAATCAACGAGAAGCTGAAGAACACACCGTTCATTGTGGATACAGAAACCGGCTGCAAGGCGCTGGTAAAAAATATCGAGAAAGAAGTGATGAACGCAGCCGTACCTGCCTGGCCCTGGGCGCCCATGGGCGTGGCCATGCGCAACTTCCCGCTCCGGGTTGTTGATAAATTGATGGGATGA